The following coding sequences lie in one Myxococcales bacterium genomic window:
- a CDS encoding oligosaccharide flippase family protein produces MTQPDDTQVARANARAQMKKGFAWFGSSALVVRLVELASTLVILRLLTKEDFGRASVVLSIILIVEALSGAGLGTSIVQAPELSHRQINSLFWLCILVACALGLIIATGAPFVTHYYGDSDLKTMMWAGATKMLPVGAAVVPLQLLARDLRFRESSLVQAGATLLEALTRVSLAMLGMGAWALILANVARGVFLCTLVFIVKPVRPQAHFSKSEVEPFIQFGIRAAMASFLTQCYRHVDYLLVGKFLGLSAAGLYRVAYEIALTAVEVVTQLVNRVVYPVFSTVNKENKELLPVFFYANRYLWIVLSPIIVLVFFNPEPIIMVFAGPQWVGAATATKLLSWAALFHATCQQFSMLFYARGRADYVMSAAFVTLLAISTTMVGALVLLPRLYIASAGLAWLVSYPIVLIYLFGLTKRLLPFKISDYLRNIAPVAGALLIMAISIQIILWVLARYVVPELVAAGISSVIGITAFVLALRYSPNLNKIRMRFSN; encoded by the coding sequence ATGACACAGCCCGACGATACCCAGGTAGCTAGAGCAAACGCGCGCGCTCAAATGAAGAAAGGATTTGCCTGGTTTGGCTCCTCGGCACTCGTGGTGCGTTTGGTTGAATTGGCCTCTACATTGGTAATCTTACGTCTCCTCACCAAGGAAGATTTTGGGCGCGCGTCTGTCGTGCTTAGTATCATATTAATTGTAGAGGCCCTCAGCGGAGCCGGCCTAGGGACGTCGATTGTTCAAGCACCAGAGCTGTCTCATCGGCAGATTAATAGCCTATTTTGGTTATGCATCCTGGTTGCGTGCGCGTTGGGTCTTATTATTGCGACCGGTGCCCCATTCGTCACACATTACTACGGAGACAGCGATCTCAAGACAATGATGTGGGCCGGCGCCACAAAAATGTTGCCCGTTGGGGCCGCAGTGGTCCCGTTGCAACTACTTGCAAGAGACCTGCGGTTCCGTGAGTCAAGCTTGGTCCAAGCAGGCGCGACACTGCTGGAGGCATTAACGCGAGTTAGCTTAGCGATGCTGGGCATGGGAGCGTGGGCTTTGATCCTTGCCAATGTGGCTAGAGGCGTCTTTCTTTGTACACTAGTCTTCATAGTCAAGCCGGTGCGACCTCAGGCGCATTTTTCGAAATCAGAGGTTGAGCCGTTTATTCAGTTTGGCATACGAGCGGCGATGGCTTCGTTTCTAACGCAGTGCTATCGGCACGTTGATTACTTGCTCGTTGGAAAATTTCTTGGACTGTCAGCAGCAGGCCTGTATCGCGTGGCTTACGAGATTGCCCTTACTGCCGTCGAGGTGGTAACCCAGTTAGTCAACCGTGTGGTTTACCCTGTGTTCTCGACCGTCAATAAGGAAAACAAGGAACTCCTGCCTGTCTTCTTTTATGCCAATCGGTATCTGTGGATTGTTCTTTCGCCTATCATTGTCCTGGTATTTTTTAATCCCGAGCCCATCATAATGGTGTTTGCTGGCCCGCAATGGGTAGGCGCGGCCACTGCCACCAAGCTTCTTAGCTGGGCCGCGTTGTTTCATGCCACCTGCCAACAGTTTTCGATGCTTTTTTATGCACGCGGCAGAGCAGACTACGTAATGTCCGCAGCATTCGTAACACTGTTGGCCATAAGCACCACAATGGTTGGCGCACTCGTTCTATTGCCCCGTCTGTATATCGCCTCCGCCGGTCTCGCGTGGCTTGTGAGTTATCCTATTGTTCTCATCTACCTCTTCGGTTTGACCAAACGGCTCTTGCCATTCAAAATTTCTGATTACCTACGAAACATCGCACCCGTTGCCGGGGCGCTGCTCATCATGGCAATCAGTATACAAATTATTCTTTGGGTTCTAGCTCGCTACGTCGTCCCAGAACTCGTGGCAGCCGGGATTTCCTCTGTGATTGGCATCACTGCCTTTGTGCTGGCGTTGCGTTATTCGCCCAACTTGAACAAGATCCGGATGCGTTTTAGCAACTGA
- a CDS encoding glycosyltransferase family 4 protein, whose protein sequence is MRIVYAYDRILPANAADCEQAINTIAALSRQGADITLLLPRPVRSVAPTAEQLKAYYQVKGTFTVHGVPCHGLGWLVTRKILAAQAMAKALQHSSYDIVYTRNLITLVAMLSRGHLTAYDSHRAWPTHVPAMRPLLRWAMQHPCFIGGLFHSDYARQSYLQMGISEDKLVVAYNGFEPARLDPRLSKIEARRALGLPDEQPIVTYTGHVNATKGLGVILEMARRCPDFLWVLVGSESEGSIERRARSIHNVKIVPWQRFDNTVKYLYAADILCIPPSTAPLKFFGHTVLPLKIYLYLAAGRPIFAPRSSDLLELLRHNETAILTIPDKLDEIVTSLESLMADVDLQRRLSANALALSADLTWDQRAVHILEFLHKRLLSHRP, encoded by the coding sequence ATGCGTATTGTTTACGCCTATGACCGGATTTTACCTGCGAACGCTGCAGATTGTGAGCAAGCGATCAACACGATTGCAGCGCTGAGTCGCCAAGGCGCAGACATCACTTTGTTGTTACCTCGGCCTGTAAGATCTGTTGCACCCACCGCTGAGCAACTCAAAGCATATTATCAGGTCAAGGGTACATTCACAGTCCACGGCGTTCCCTGCCATGGATTGGGCTGGTTAGTCACAAGAAAAATTTTGGCGGCGCAGGCGATGGCTAAAGCGCTTCAGCATTCAAGCTACGACATTGTTTACACCCGCAATCTGATCACACTCGTTGCTATGCTTTCGCGAGGACATCTAACAGCCTATGATAGCCATCGTGCCTGGCCCACACACGTACCTGCCATGCGACCGTTATTGCGGTGGGCTATGCAACATCCGTGTTTTATTGGCGGTTTGTTTCATTCAGATTATGCACGGCAAAGCTATCTGCAGATGGGCATTTCCGAGGACAAGCTTGTCGTTGCTTACAATGGATTCGAACCAGCCCGCCTTGACCCTAGGCTAAGTAAGATAGAGGCTCGCCGTGCGTTGGGATTACCCGACGAGCAACCGATCGTTACCTATACGGGGCACGTGAACGCCACCAAAGGCTTGGGCGTAATCCTCGAGATGGCAAGACGATGTCCTGATTTTCTATGGGTGTTAGTGGGCTCAGAGTCGGAAGGCTCAATCGAGCGTCGCGCACGCTCGATACACAACGTCAAAATCGTACCGTGGCAGCGCTTTGACAATACCGTCAAATACCTCTACGCGGCGGATATCCTTTGCATCCCCCCAAGTACTGCGCCACTGAAATTTTTTGGGCACACAGTTCTTCCGCTGAAAATTTACCTTTATTTGGCCGCAGGTCGGCCCATCTTTGCGCCACGCTCCTCGGACTTGTTGGAACTCTTGCGCCACAACGAAACAGCCATTCTCACGATCCCTGACAAACTGGACGAAATTGTGACCTCGCTCGAAAGCCTCATGGCAGATGTAGACCTTCAGCGTCGGCTATCAGCCAATGCACTCGCCCTATCGGCAGATCTCACTTGGGACCAGCGCGCGGTACACATCCTTGAGTTTCTTCACAAGCGACTTCTATCCCACCGCCCATGA
- a CDS encoding glycosyltransferase, with amino-acid sequence MSMRSVAVFCPNFLNYSQTFIYDELLAHRRYSAEVFAWRRRLAGLFPFPNVHIGGLRYGFTRKSRDFDAAFRSRKFDLVHAHFGTAGVYALPYAKKFGLPLVVTFHGYDVAILRNPWKFTPPYWPCAWWGPDLLRDMTLGLCASEDLRAMLLDMGMPAQKLTVHRLGIEVSRFSRARIPSSTARVTMVGRFVEKKGFEYGLRAFAAVAQEYDELQLSLIGSGPLEARLRKLSNTLGIADRVHFKGVLAPSQVKAALSESDVLLAPSVVAPNGDRDSGLIVVKEASASHVVPIGTHHGGIPDIIDDGVTGYLVPETDWQAMADRLRYLVRDPESRQRMASAARAKMEREYDIEYCNRALESLYDQAIANGRALS; translated from the coding sequence ATGTCAATGCGTAGTGTTGCGGTATTCTGTCCCAATTTTCTAAACTATTCACAGACGTTTATCTACGACGAGCTGTTGGCGCACCGACGTTACAGCGCAGAGGTGTTTGCGTGGCGACGACGCCTGGCCGGTCTATTTCCCTTTCCGAACGTACACATCGGAGGCTTGCGGTATGGATTCACTCGCAAGAGCCGTGACTTCGACGCGGCCTTTCGCAGCCGAAAGTTTGATTTGGTACACGCGCACTTTGGAACGGCTGGCGTCTATGCTCTCCCCTATGCCAAGAAATTTGGTTTGCCACTGGTAGTGACCTTTCATGGGTATGACGTGGCGATTCTGCGTAATCCGTGGAAGTTCACCCCGCCATACTGGCCTTGCGCCTGGTGGGGTCCAGATTTGCTCCGGGACATGACGCTTGGGCTGTGCGCTTCTGAAGATCTCCGAGCCATGCTGTTAGACATGGGAATGCCAGCCCAGAAGCTGACTGTGCATCGATTAGGCATAGAGGTCTCGAGATTTTCCAGAGCCAGGATTCCGTCAAGCACTGCTCGTGTGACCATGGTGGGTCGGTTTGTAGAGAAGAAGGGTTTTGAGTATGGCTTAAGAGCATTTGCAGCAGTCGCTCAAGAGTATGACGAGCTGCAGCTCAGCCTGATTGGTTCAGGTCCGCTCGAAGCACGGTTAAGAAAACTCAGTAACACACTTGGCATAGCTGATCGCGTCCATTTCAAGGGCGTGCTCGCTCCGTCTCAGGTGAAAGCGGCGCTTAGCGAAAGTGATGTCTTGCTTGCCCCGAGCGTCGTAGCCCCAAACGGCGACCGAGACTCCGGCCTGATCGTAGTCAAGGAAGCAAGTGCAAGTCACGTTGTTCCGATTGGCACCCACCACGGCGGCATTCCAGATATTATTGATGATGGCGTCACTGGCTACTTGGTGCCTGAAACAGATTGGCAAGCGATGGCAGATAGGCTGCGTTACCTTGTACGAGATCCCGAGTCTAGACAGCGCATGGCTTCCGCCGCACGAGCAAAGATGGAACGCGAATACGACATTGAGTACTGTAACAGAGCACTTGAGAGCCTGTACGATCAAGCAATCGCCAATGGTCGAGCCCTATCCTAG